The genomic window TTGGAGGAACTAAAGTTGGGCGAGTTTTGGCAGGAATGTCTAACTAAACTTACAGAGATATTAGACGAAAATATTGTACATAAATGGATTAAACCACTTAAGCCATTAGGATTTTCAGAAGATGATACTGTCATTAAATTAGAGGCTCCCACAGAACTTAAGAAAAACTGGGTGCAATCTTATTACGCAAACACTATCAGAGATGTCATTTTAGAAATTCTTAATATCAATGTAAGGGTTGAAGTAGTACTAGCACCTAAACCTCAGACTTCTTCAGAAACTATTCCTAGTGCTGATTTTAACCCCAATGATCCAGTAGTTTCTGCAGAAAAACCAATTATTGATAGGAGCATTGCCACTCCAACTAAAGAATCTTATAGGGATAAAACTTTCGAGGATAATACTTTTGTAATGGAGTTTGAGCCCGAGAAAGGAGAATCTGAGGCGGTAGAGAGTATAGAGGCATTGCCAGAACCTATGGGTCGTTATGCTTATCGTGGCATGGCAGAGATTCCTAGGGATATGCAGCAGTTCTACAAAGCTACGAATTTAAATCAAAGGCTTACATTTCAGAATCTTGTAGTAGGAGATTCTAATGAGCTTGCATATGTAACAGCTCAAAATGTTGTTCGAAACATTGGTAAGCATGGCTATAACCCATTATTTATCTATGGGAAAACGGGATTGGGTAAAACGCATATTATGCATGCGATTGGTAATGAGCTATTTACCAAGCACAAAATGAGGAATGTGCTTTATATACATGCTGAGACTTACTATACAGAAATAACGCGCCGTATGATTGAAGGTAGGTGGGTTGAGTATAGGGCTCAGGATAATAAGTACATTAATTCCGATCTTTTGCTTATGGACGATGTACAGTTATTTGCACGTAAAGAACGTACGCAGCAGGAATTCTTTGTATTGTACGAAGCACTAGTGAATAATGACAAACAAGTGGTTATTAGTTGTGATACTTTCCCAGATAATTTAGATGCTATTGAGGATAGACTTAAATCAAGATTCCAAAATGGACTAATTATAGAAATAGAACCGCCTGATGTTGAACTTAGGGTCTCAATTCTTAAATCTAAAGCAAAAGATTTTCCTGATATGGAATTTACCGATGAGGTAGCGTTATATATTGCCAGCAATATTAAGAGTAATGTTCGAGAACTTGAAGGAGCATTGCAAAAAGTTATGGCTTATTCTCAGTTTAAGCAAATTGATAAACCTACGGTTGATACCTGCAAGGCAGCTTTAAGGGATGTTTTACGTCAAAGAAATGGTAGTTTGACAGTTGAAAATATTCAGAAAACTGTAGCGGATTACTATAAAATAAGGATTTCGGACATTTATTCAAAATCTAGAAGTGCTAATTTAGTGAAAGCTCGTCATGTTGCTATGTATTTAACTAAGGAGCTTACGCGTAATAGTCTTCCAGAGATAGGTCAGTCTTTTGGAGGTCGTGATCACTCAACTATCCATCACGCCGTCGAAAAGATTGCCTCTAGGCGAAGAGAAGATCGCCAGCTTAACCATGATATTAGAGTTCTTGAACAGATACTAGGAAGTTAACCTTAGAGGTGTATATGCAAATTTTTCAGTTAGGGACTGAAGCTATCAGAAAGCCACTTGATACTGTAGTCGGTATAGTGGAGAAAAAGGCTTCATTACCAATTCTTTCCCATGTACTTATTAAAAAAGGTCCGCAATCATTAGATTTAGTCACTAGTGATCTGTCCATTCAAATAACTACGAAATTAAGATTTGGAGAGGATGATAGCTCTTCAGCTCCAGTTGATGATGCTGAGATTATCAAAGTTGCAGTTCCAGCTTTGAAATTACAAAACATAATACGTGTCATGCCTACTGGAGCCATGATTGAGGCTAATCTTAACGAATCTAAAATTACACTTAGTGCAGATGATAGTAGATTCACACTACAGACATTGCCAGGTGCTGATTATCCAGATGCAAATTTTGATACTGAATGGAAGGTTCGATTCTCTA from Taylorella equigenitalis ATCC 35865 includes these protein-coding regions:
- the dnaA gene encoding chromosomal replication initiator protein DnaA is translated as MEELKLGEFWQECLTKLTEILDENIVHKWIKPLKPLGFSEDDTVIKLEAPTELKKNWVQSYYANTIRDVILEILNINVRVEVVLAPKPQTSSETIPSADFNPNDPVVSAEKPIIDRSIATPTKESYRDKTFEDNTFVMEFEPEKGESEAVESIEALPEPMGRYAYRGMAEIPRDMQQFYKATNLNQRLTFQNLVVGDSNELAYVTAQNVVRNIGKHGYNPLFIYGKTGLGKTHIMHAIGNELFTKHKMRNVLYIHAETYYTEITRRMIEGRWVEYRAQDNKYINSDLLLMDDVQLFARKERTQQEFFVLYEALVNNDKQVVISCDTFPDNLDAIEDRLKSRFQNGLIIEIEPPDVELRVSILKSKAKDFPDMEFTDEVALYIASNIKSNVRELEGALQKVMAYSQFKQIDKPTVDTCKAALRDVLRQRNGSLTVENIQKTVADYYKIRISDIYSKSRSANLVKARHVAMYLTKELTRNSLPEIGQSFGGRDHSTIHHAVEKIASRRREDRQLNHDIRVLEQILGS